The Eleginops maclovinus isolate JMC-PN-2008 ecotype Puerto Natales chromosome 18, JC_Emac_rtc_rv5, whole genome shotgun sequence genome segment CTAATTGCACTTGAATCCATATGTGCCAAGGCAAAGCTTTAAACATGCACTTACTACCAACTACACATCACAGACATTCATCTGTACCACCACTGAATCACAACCACTCTCACAGACCGggtaacaaatatatttgtttcgATAATCATTCTGAAGAGCCCAGGTGAGCTGAACCATCAACATTTGAACATTAGCGCCCTCAATTCTCTTAAAGAGTCATGCTACTGGGTGGCAGGAGGACATCtgtcctacacacacaaaaaaaaaagttcaatacAGATAATATTTATGGTATACTATAGCAACAGGTTTTTTAAGTTCCTTAAGTCCTCTTAAACTTTGTGTCTAGTACTGCTGTACTGTACGGTGTAATTAACATGTTATACAGCACAGCAGGAAAGGTGACTTTTACAGTCAATGTCACATTTagaggtttttttatttgtgttcaaaCCAGGATAAGTCAAATGTACCGTCACAAAAATGATGTACTATAATATTTAGAAACTACAACTCCCATTCATGTATAATGTATTTCCTGCAGTACATAATATAGACCAGTAGAGGGCTCTAAAGTACTACAATGAACCACTACATGCTGCATAGAAAAAAGACTTTAGCAGTTTGGTAACTTTTTGAAAGGGGTTGGGGGCTGTATTTAAAATCGTTGCATGCTCTTACGGCATATTCTTTGATCCAAAGACTCATTTGTCTCTTATCTTACTCAATCCATGTATCTTATGAACAAAACACTAAACGGGTACAGGTCAGGTATGCAGTGTGAGAATGTCCAAGTTATAAGAGTAAGCCCGTTGTTGGGTCTTTCAGTTTTGCACTTCACCGGCTCACATTTCTCCATGTAAGGGTGGACAGTGCTTTGGCCTCTTTAGGCTGTTAGAACGGAGAGATGGGTGAACGGACAGTGCCAGCTGAACCCGGGGAATAGTCTTCAGACTCAGGGGTTAACTCGGCGACAGAGAGGCCATGGTTGGCACTGCGTGAGGCGCCGGCACCCATACTGCGTGGTAGGTGAGGAGAGAGCTTCACATCCTGGTTGCGTCTTCGTCGGAAAACTTGCTTCTCCTTATCAAGTGGCGTGGTCTGAGAGAGGGTGACACAGCAGCTATTAAGATCTCTACAAGACCACGACGATGAGGAGTATTAACCACCAATGAGACACTTGGCAAATGTTAAATGAGCCAATGTTTGCATGCAATTGTCTCCAGAAAGCTGCATTTACTTCACTTGTTAAAGTTAAACTTCTTGTGACAGAAAGTTTAACTTAATCTTGTGGAACAGCACTCTAGTGcagcactaaaaaaaaaaccataataagcaacacaaagcaaaaacattgtaaaaggTCAGGTGTGTGACATCTTTGATACAGCTAAATAAAGTAAACTGCATGAgcaaaggagaggaaacagcCACAGCACTGGTGAGTCGAAGGAATGTGATTGAGTGATGGATTTTGAGAGGTAAAGAAGAGGCGAGGTGAGGCGGGAAAAGATCTACCTTAAGGGGCAATAGGTCAAAGTCCTTGGTGGATGGGAAATGAAGACTGCCAGCACTTTTATCATGGAAGCACTGCATATTTGCACTACGCTTTGTCATACCTTATCCAGTACATTCCTGGATGCTGGTAGTGGTCCAAAGACCCTGACCTCTGGATGGTCAAGTCCTCGTTCAGCTGAGCAGAGAGAGATTAGCGCAACTCAGAGGAACACCTTGAACTCAAAGCATCAATGACCTGAGTAGCATTAAGGTGCACAACTCTAAACTTTAGTCAGTTAACAGCTGTGTTTGAAAGGAAAGAAACTGAGAATGTCAGTGCCAACTGACAGAGACAGGAGTGCAACTGATGCCCATTATGATTGGCAGGCATTACCAAGGTAAGCAAATTGATTACATTTCTGCCAATTAATTGTAAAAATCAAGCTGagttttaaaactatttaagaAATATTATCTACTGAAAAAGGTGCTGACAGTCCATCTaaaggaggaggatgaaagGCCAGCAAGGCCACACACCTGCCACACACAGCAAGGCCTGGCAGCAAGAGGCAGATGGATGGACTGATGGATACACAGAATATAGCCAAGAGGtcactaaataaaaatacagagaTGAGTAGTGGAttaatttgctgttttgcaGAAACAGACACTGTAAGGTACAACTGGATGTGTAATGACAGCTTACagataaatataaaaagcatttgCACACTTAAGGGAATAAGCATGACCACCAGTggttcaaaatgtgttttttccattttgaataAGATCCAAAGAATCTTcgcaaaagaaaaaagtctaCTCATGCAGCGCTTCATGCCGCGTCTGTGTGTAGGGCCGCAGATCATTGCTTACTGTAATGACTGACACTCCTGCTGCGGTGCTGTTGAGCTTGGGCCCGGTGTTGAAGTGTTTCTTGATCTTGCCAGCCACAGGCAGCTGGGGCTCATTCTCTGACACACCATCATCCTGGAGCATTCAAAGAACAAAGTTTCAGAAAGTCCACCTGCTGCCCCGTACTTCACTCCTTATCAATACCGTTTGTGAACAAGGGATTCTGgttcaaatgtgaaaaaactGAACTTACATTAACCCAGCGGTGATCGAGCACCTGCGCAGCTGTGCATCTCTGATCCACTTCTACCTGAAGCATCAAAGTGATCAGAGCCTAAATAAAAAGACATGCTGCATTATTATACTGGACACGCAATGCTAGCATGAGACAACAGTATTCTGGTGTTTCACATGGAGCATAACGCTGGCAGAtgaggacagacacacacacacaccttggcaTTGTCAGACACATTGTCCCAGTATGGTGCCGGGAAATCCAGCTGACCCTTCAAAAGCTGTTCAAGCAGGGCCTCCTGATCTTCACCACTGCTGtagtaaataaaacatgtatccCATAAAGCTCAAACTAAGTTCCACATAATAGCCTAGAAcctgatatatatttttattaaatgtcattaattCAGTGAATCAGGTTCACATCAAAAATCGAATTAATCCTCCTGAAAGGAACACATACCTACGGAAAGGTGGAAAGCCACACAAAAGTATGTAAGTGATCACACCAGCTGCCCAAATGTCAACCTTGAGGCCATATctgtaattgagtaaaaataTAACAGGAATCAGAGACAAAGAACCTCTGCAAGTAACACAAGTCCACAACAGTTACTGTACTGGTCATTTGACATGAAAAGCACATGCCTTACTTATGTTTCAGAAAATGCCTCTGACTCACCCGGTCTCAGCCACTATTTCTGGCGCTACATAGGTAGGCGTGCCACACACAGTAAAGAGGGGCCCGTTGACGATGGTAGCCAAGCCAAAATCACCTAGCTTCAGAGACTTACTACCATCTTGGTGTTCAAATAcctgttaaaaacacacaataaggAGTAAGGAAGAAGCCATAAGCAAAAAGGACAAATATTACATTAAGGACCTCAAAGTGAGATGAACCTCTTGTTTGAATTTCAATTTGCTGATGAAACTACTAACTGCattcattgacaaaaaaaatcttAGATCTTCTGCTTCTTCAATATTATTTACCAGATAGATCAGACTTCAGAGAGCAGATGTGTTACAAACCGGGGTCCAAATTACCACAGTGATACAGAAAATGGCTTTGTAAAGAGcttttgtaaagaaatgtacacattttataatgttAGATGCACATATGTATTTTATAGGTGTataattttcatgtttttgttagaTAAAAATGCAAGCTTGTAATAACAGACTAAAATTACACACCAAAAAGTTGCATGAAAAATAttcctagaaaaaaaaaaactaaaaggcAAGTTTGATCTATTGGGTTTGAAGAGGGGATGTCTTTGCAATGCAGCCTCACTGCGTCTTTGAAGAGGCATACTCACCAACAGGTTTTCAGGTTTTATGTCTCTGTGgacaattttgaggctgtggagGTACTTGATGCCACTTGCCAGATTGAACAGCATACAGCTGGCGTCTCgctctgtgtatttgtttgagGAGGTGATAGCATCAAAAAGATCCCCGCCCTGGAGAATATTTATAGAGCGTTATTAGGATGTGAAACAGTACCTGTTGTTAGTTTTCAACAATGTTAAATGGTTTAGCCATTAACAGGAATCAAGTTAAATCCATGTAtatgatatataatatatacagtatatgactaTCATAAAGTTATGCTAaaaaacagataataaaaaacaaataataatttggatagaacaaacacattgattaaaaacattaacaatggGCCCTAAAACTTATTTAGCTTGACATTCCTTTGTAAGAATTACCCAATGAGCAGTACCTTAACCAACTCCATTACAAGATAGAGCTCACTATAGGTGTCCATTTCCTCAATTAGGAGTACTATGTTGGGATGTTTCACACGCCGAAGGATTGACACTTCGCTCTGGATCATGTGCTCCTGGGTAACAAAGAACATTTATAAACACTGTATAGGGaaacaacaaatgtataaaCATGCATATCTGAGACATGTACAATGGTAAGGCATCTTTTGCCATTAGttcagatcaaataaaaaagatggactcttattaatccccgtggggaaacTCGATCTTCTGCAAAACCAATTTAGAAACAGATAACAAATGtgaatgtatatttaaattagggttcatgaggttttttttttactgaaaaagttatacatatttattgtcCCAGAGGAGATAGCACCATCTGCTGACTAATGAAGACAATAACACAATTGAGTCCAAAACTAAACTCTATTAACATAGTCCACAATATAAACCCTCTTGAAAATGATTTAGGTCAAACTTGGAGGTGTGATAATGAACGCTTCAGCAGATGAAGAGGCAGGCTCACCTTTCCCCTGCATTTATCTTTGTTGATGATCTTCAGAGCATACTCCCTTCCAGTAGATCTCTCCACACACTCTCGGACCACGGCAAAGTTTCCGTCCCCTAATGTCCGCCCCACTTTGTACCTCTCCGCGATGGACGCAGGGACTGAGGGACACTCATCCACTGGCTCAGctgaaggggggaaaaaaatgaaaatctatGGAAACTAGCCCGGTCAACACTTAGAAAGTCTTTTTACAATCTGTTATTATTAGTCAGAGTCCTACCTTCACTGCTGAGCCCATCTCCTTCGTCCATTGAACTGCAAACCTTAGTGGAAgctaaagagagagaagagccACTGTGTTGAGATCcctggaaaaaaagagacatccATGTAATTGAGAATGAAAGACACACTGATGCACTCGTCTTACAAACTTAAGAGAAAATATAGCGTTTAAAAATGGGATTACAGACAGTTTACACAAAGCCTATGAGTACTAGTAAGTGTGGTGAAACCTTAAACCAACCGTTCTACCTGCATAAAGACTGGCACGTGGTTCCAAAATGgattaaaagaaatgaatatctTCTGCCACAGCCACAACACCCACCCCAGACAGCCTTATGATTAATTAATGATGGTATCCCTGATAAATGGATTTCTCTCCTCAGTTGACTGTGCTATGCAGTCTCAAGATGTGTTTGTTCTCCCCAGATCTGTGATAATCACAGGGAAAatgtgctgctgcagttggGATTAAAttgtattacaaaaaaaaggtagcTCTGAAGCTTTATTATacatgaacaaacacaaaccaaaCCTGAGACACCTCTATAAAACATATAACACTCAGTTACAAACAGCAAGGAGGTTAATGTATATTTACCATATTCTGAATGAGAGGCATATAAAcccatttatatattaaaacgTTTCTGTTTAAATCAGTGTCCTGAAATATTACTCATTGTTGAAGACAATTTTTGTACTCCTTTACCAAAGATTATCTGATAAAATGTTGgacataatataaaataaatcttaagGACATTaacttatttaaatgaaaatgtattgttacCCGTCGTCTTCGAAGGCTAGCTGGACTTGTTGGAGATGGGCTAGGAGACTTCCCAGATCGAGGTGTGGACAGCTGACTGCCTGCAGTGCCATTTGCTGATCATAATTTGAAAACCAACAATTAGCATCGTAAGGAAATACTGTAGCGTAaactaaaatatactttaagaaCACTctaaagacatgacagacagacacacacacacacctgaaccaGTGGATGATGGAGACTTGCTTCTGCGGGACATCCCACCAACTCTTGGGGAGGAGAGACCATGCCCGGAAGGGAGCCGGCCATATGAGGCAGACTTTGCGACCCGGCACTctataaaaaagacaaatataaaaacagctgGAGCAACATCTTGCCACATAATAGTAGGCTTCCTCACAATGTTCAATCTGCTGGAGTCACTCAAGTTCTTTTGGTTTCAGAAAAAGTCGAAAGATGAGTAATAAAAGGTGTTGAACAAGAGCGGCAAATACTGCGGACACACAATAGGTGTGTAGGTATTATACAAGAAGATTAATAAGGACTGCTTTCTTTCAGGACCAGCCTTAAAGCCACAAAATACGAGTGATGacatcctctctttttcttaGTTCCACAACTATAAGTAAAACTAGGTcaagttaataataataataataataataataataataataataataataataataataatggcggtgaattatgtatattagagTCACTACAGGCCTTCATATAGTTTGTCTTcaatttgaagaaaatgttgtattttattcaaactgtcACTACAACAACTGCAAGCATAACATATGTGCTTAAGCAGTAGCCCATTAAGAGGAGGCTAATCTACCACACTTTCAGTTATAAGTGGGTTTTTTATATGCTAAGTTTTGCAATTAGAGTTCCAGTTTATGGGTTCACGTGAGCTGGTTCTTTATTTTAGACAAAGatttttttaagtgaaaaaaGGTGACAGGCAACAAGGTGGTAacaatttgttttgtgtattgGTAGTGCTTCTAACAGTATGAGCAGAAGCACTAATCACAATTGAATACATTGACAAATAAGTACAAACTTGCAAGCACCACAACAGCAGTTTGAGGTGTTTAGTATATTAAGAAGAAGTGTATTTGGTTTCAAAGGAGGACGGCTTAAAAACCTTCACAGTATGTGTAAATATCCAGCGCCTCCTAAATTATTCACATTCTTTTCAGTAACAGTTAAGCTTTGtcacccccccctcccaaaggtcacacacacagatcagtttCAATAATTTATCAGAgacaaaatgtacagtaaagaTAAATTGTTTGacaaaaaacaccttttagaattgttttattgtcttttgttttagaTATCGCTGTATGATTATAGTGAATTATCAAGCCTAGTAATCGTGTAGTGAAAAGGTGAATCATAAAGAAAACACTTACCACCCTCCTCCAAGTTGAAGTCATCCTGATAGCGGAACTTCTCAGGGCCACAGGCAAAAAATATATCATCGTCCCCAAAAAAGTCTTGAAGGCAGGACACCTGGTGAAGATGGAGATTCATTCTCTTAGACATAGAAAAAACTCAAGTTCGACATATGTGTACTTTCCAGTGATATTGCTCTGTGTTCATTCCAAAGACTCCTGATTTTCCTCACAAACTGATGGGTATGAAGTGGTCTTACTGTGTGAATTAAAGACCATCTCCCACAAAAACACCTACCAGGTGGATCCAACAGTGTCTGGTTTATTGGCCTGACTGCAAATGGGAATGTTGCTAGGGTAACAacggagaaaagaaaagctcCTAGTAGACCAGTTCGATTGTATTCAGTACACCGTGACAATGCTGTTTCCATCACTTGTGAGAGATTTGTTTAATTGTTCTGTGTAGTTTTAGTTTATTCATCATAAAGtcaatcaaccaatcacagcaagCATATTGTTCCTCAAATTGAGCATGTTCTTTATTAAGTCTGTGGTGGCATAAATAACACAACCCACAAAATAACCTAAAACCTCTGAAATTGTAATACATTATTTGTTAAAAAGTGTAATATTACCTTAAGCAAGGACATGGTTTTGATGTTTAAGAAAGGATGTTAGCATACCCTGTCTCTACGAAGAGAGTAGTAGATGACCAAGCCTACATTTGCTGCTCTCATTAAGACAGAAGCCCATCACAGTAAATGCAttgtcataaataaatgaagatgcTGATGGAGTCCTGGCCTTCTCCTCAAAAGCGTAATTGATGTGCTTAGCTGCAGCATTACgccagaaaatgttttaatttcctCTACAGGGGGGATGGAAGCAGCAAAACATGTATCAGCAAACCTGTGATCGCaagttaatattatttattaagtggATATTTATCTTGTCTCAAATTATAATGCTAAAAATCGAAATAGTTTATGTTAAATGTTGGTATTGAGTTAATCAAAGATTGTAGGTAAACTGAAAAATCAAGACGGACAATTGCAAACACCTAATAGGTAAACACACTATCATTGAAAAAACATGGAGGTCAGCATGAGTCTAATAAGATGACGTAAGTGCTTAGACAGCGCAGCGAACCACAGACAAGAAAGCCACCCGAGTCCGTCAACCAGATTGCCCTCTAAccatttattaaatgtcatgGTTCCATCTTCCTAAGTTATGATTGtggaaatattcagttttttcattgtTAGATCTCAGGTTTTAGAAGAAATATCCAATTTAAAGTGGTCAACAATAAAGAcaattcattacattttcattaataaTTTCATGAGTTatgattgatgtgttttaacCAAACTGTTAAGCCCAAGATAAATTACTAATggactttattattattatcatcatcatcatcatcatcatcatcatcatcatcatcagtagtgtagtattagtagtaATAATGGTATTAGCATATGCAGCTgtcatacactgcctggccacaaaaaggtcacactaatattcgttggaccgcctttatcCTTGATTACGGGACACATTCGCTGCagcatcgtttccacaagcttctgcaatgtcacaacatttatttctgtcttgcattactTTTTCgtccaagatcttgtattgatgacgggagattcggaccactgtgcaaagtcttctccagcacatcccaaacaTTCTCAATtaggttcaggtctggactctgtggtggccaatccatgtgtgaaaatgatgtctcatgctccctgaaccactctttcacaatttgagggaagaaaaaatccattgatgaaATAtcctggtcattcagtatattcaggtagtcagctgacctcattctttgggcgcataacgttgctgaacctagaccagaccaactgcagcaacctcagatcatagcactgccccccacaggcttgggACCTtgtttttggccgggcagtgtatttttaACGTAAATAAGGAAACGCTGGATTATCCACCAAGCAAAGGAAGGATTTTTTTCTGCTGGTTACTGATAAATCAATCAGAGGTTGCTCCCCCATCAAACCCTAACCACTGCTAAAAATTGCTTAGAAAGGGGCCCACTCTGACATCccaccacctccccctcctccaagAGTGTGAGATCGCAAAGGGAGGAGACCTGCACAGCTGTTGCCAAGGAGACCAGACGGCTGCTTTGAAATTCCCTGTCAGTTCCTATGTGGAGCACTGGTCAGTACAAACTACAGACAATAGAAATCCTTAAGGCTAGGCAACCTTTCACACTGAGGATGTGGGTTGAAATCTGGCTTCAGGTCTTTGGGGATTGACACCTGCTATAACTCCTAATGTCTCTCCTTAGTctaatatgaaaaaaacaaaaaaacaagcaataGGCAAATgttgagacagacagagactcCTTCCATTATTGTAGGATTGTAATTACATAGTGTTTGCATGAAACGcgagaaaaaataaaacttgttATTGAATGGCATAACTAGGGCAATCATGACTCTGTGGGTTTATATTGATTTCTTACGCCTGCTGGCTCAGTGACACAGCAGCTCCATCAGGCCTACCATCCCCCtaacgcacacacatgcacgcagcCTCATTGCAGTCTGGGAGCATCCTGTGCAAATATTGATTTGCAGGGTTTTATCTGTGTGCTGCTcctaaagaaaaaacacatgggGTGAGGTATGCATGCTTCAGAAGTTAATAAATCTGGAGTAAAGACAATAGAAGAAACAGAAGCTTGGTAATACAACATCCCCTCTGCCAGTGGACAGGTGGACCTCTCCAGGGTGCTGAATCTCCCCTTTGAAGTGCAAGACTAAACACAGCAGTGTCCCACAACACGTGAGTGACAAACATGTCTCCCCTTCATATGGAATTTGCAAATTATTCGAGTTCATTTGCATGAGCTGCTCTAATGTGCAATGTGAGAGCAtgctgtacattttttttaggatctaaacattttcagtaataaaacaaaaggataTAAAACTGCATATTCACTGACATGAATAAAACAGGACTTAAAGGATGTCTGCTCCAGAATTATGTGACTAAACTGCAGATACTATAAAAGGCCGATAAGAGTAATAGCTGCCTTAAGAAGTGCAAGTCAGCATTATTAAGGCATCCATAAAGACACACCCGCATGCGagttcagaataaaatacataatgatTAGTAATACTATCCCACATATTTTTAGCATTAATAATACAGATGATAGATTTCATAAGAACATATCTCCCAGTACtcatttgaaatgctttaatgtttctGCAGTGTTACAATTAAAAAGCAACATCAAATTCCACTTTAGCTCAAGCATAATGGTAGCCTCCAACAACAAGAAGCGGATCAAATGTTCTTCGTTACACAAAATTTAACAGAACCATGCTGGGCATGTTCATTTTTTGGTGATTAACAGCCCAGTCACAGCAGCAGCTGAGAGGAAAGCCAAGCAGCCTGTTTATCTCCTCcatccctctttctcctcttttattACAGTGAGATCTAAAAATAGAGTTTGAGAATGTTTTCTGTCACCACAAGCAAGTAACACTTACATAATTACCATTAATAgcattattaattcattaaacAAGAAAAGCGCTAAACACAATTCACTACGTGACATTCGTACAAGAATTTTGTAAATCTATGTCTCAAGAGATTGTTGTGGGCACATATAGACCAAACCAGGAAATGGCAGTCAGGTCAACCGAAGAAAAACATTGGAAAACTTCAGTTTAAGGATCTCTCGCTGACACATGCGCAAAGATCTAATAATATATTGGACTGTTTTATCCCATCTAGTGATATATCATTTTACTGTTGAGAAGTTGTCCTCTGCCTCCAGCCAGGCTCTGTCCACAGTGGCCGTGTTGACATCCATCTCAATAAGAAGTGTTGACTCGTAAACACAGAAGTGCACAACACGATTACTGCGCAGAACCGCATCATTTATAGCAGGGAGTAGAATTTCATGGTTTGAATCTGCTCAAACATACTTCCTCATGCAACAAAAATTCTGGTCCATCCCACGCTCAACAGCTGGACCATGGCATGTTTTCTTGCCTCATATGTAGATCTGTTCCTCTatcatgttttggttttctctCTACCATATAAATATGTACTACTCAgagataatgtttttttaagatatcAAACATGTGAGGTTTATTAAAAGCAGCCATTAGCAAGACCATGGCTTTATCCATTTGGCCAAGGATCACAGTCATCGAACTGAGCCACCTGCTAAATAAATCCACAAATAGAAACGTGACTGTGACTGAATGAGAATCATCAGAATGTTCTATcgtaataaaaatgaatactaTTTGGTTAAAACTGCAGCAAATACAATAACACAAGAAGTATGTGGCTGAATTAATTGTTTTCCACAGAATGACTGTCTCAGGACCAACAGCACAAGCGGGTCATTTACCAAAGATTAAGCACCCATGAAGACGGGCCTTTTAATGCCAATGGGTGCTGATTTGGCCATCTGGGGTCTCAACATGGCAAATagtaaacataaataaaaataacagagaaACTACAGCACAGAGGTGCACTCACAAGCACATGAAACAGCTTATTTGGAAAAGAAATAGATGACATTGAAACTTCGAAACTAAATAGGTAATAAAAAGGTGATACCTGGTGAGATTCAAATGCAGaatagaaaaaaagttaaaatggtATGTTCTTTGTACAACTCACTTCGATCTATTGCAACTTCATGTCCATGAATGCTTCTATAAAATACCTAAATTCCTATTAGTGTAAGCAGATTTGTTTGTTGATGTGAAAATCCCCAGTTGTTCCTCTACACACCATTAAAGAACAGATAGATTATGCCTCAGCCATGTGCTCCATCTTGCCGCCATGTGCATAAGAAGGCTGACAGACCCAGCACTGCATGTATGGCCCTTTTCACACTCTACCTACAGTCCTGACATTACTGCTGCACCGCTCTGCCGCAGAGGCTGTTCCTTAGCAACCAGCTCAGGAAATCACATCACCATAGGAACCATCAAAGTAAGAAACGTAGTGTAGTGAGTGGATATGATATTAATGTGGAGAGCAAGTGATAAACTTGTTATGTTTAGTTAAAGAGTGGACTTTTTAGGTGGGATGTTTTGTAAGCTCTATGTGCAGTTGCCACTTAAGTCTATTTATATCGGACCATAAATATCCACATCCCCTGTAATTTAAAATATCCAGAAGAATAGGATTTAATTGAATGTAGTGGTACAATATCGTGAAACAAGGCATTTGCTTATAAATGTATCATTGTAAATAATTGCAACTCTCTAGAAAGTTCAATTCAATAATGCACACACTTAGTTTTATCAAATTCATGCAGCTTGTTATTTAGGTGCATCTGGTACTAACTCCCTAAGTGAATACCGGTACAATGCAATAGTGTGCTACAGTTTAGAAGGAATAAAAGACGAGTCCTAGAAACCCATTTCTCGTAACAAATTTAGCAATTATTCCCAGTTGACTTTGAACCTACTGGgccgtctctctctctttgggTATTCTCAGAGACATGAACAGAGGAATAGTTACATTTCTTCTATGAACCATAAAGTGGGCTCAATGTGCTAGATAAACTCCATATCTGAC includes the following:
- the LOC134879854 gene encoding serine/threonine-protein kinase DCLK1-like isoform X2, which translates into the protein MELEHFDERDKAQRNTRRGSRGNGLPSPTHSAHCSLYRTRTLQALTSEKKAKKIRFYRNGDRYFKGIVYAISQDRFRSIEALLADLTRALSDNVNLPQGVRTIYTIDGTAKITSMDQLVEGESYVCASIEPYKLLDYTKNVNPNWSHGARTAVSIRDPPSLGSAKAGSPETRESKDFIKPKLVTIVRSGVKPRKAVRILLNKKTAHSFEQVMTDITDAIQLDSGVVKRIYTVDGKMVSCLQDFFGDDDIFFACGPEKFRYQDDFNLEEGECRVAKSASYGRLPSGHGLSSPRVGGMSRRSKSPSSTGSANGTAGSQLSTPRSGKSPSPSPTSPASLRRRRGSQHSGSSLSLASTKVCSSMDEGDGLSSEAEPVDECPSVPASIAERYKVGRTLGDGNFAVVRECVERSTGREYALKIINKDKCRGKEHMIQSEVSILRRVKHPNIVLLIEEMDTYSELYLVMELVKGGDLFDAITSSNKYTERDASCMLFNLASGIKYLHSLKIVHRDIKPENLLVFEHQDGSKSLKLGDFGLATIVNGPLFTVCGTPTYVAPEIVAETGYGLKVDIWAAGVITYILLCGFPPFRSGEDQEALLEQLLKGQLDFPAPYWDNVSDNAKALITLMLQVEVDQRCTAAQVLDHRWVNDDGVSENEPQLPVAGKIKKHFNTGPKLNSTAAGVSVITTTPLDKEKQVFRRRRNQDVKLSPHLPRSMGAGASRSANHGLSVAELTPESEDYSPGSAGTVRSPISPF
- the LOC134879854 gene encoding serine/threonine-protein kinase DCLK1-like isoform X1, producing the protein MELEHFDERDKAQRNTRRGSRGNGLPSPTHSAHCSLYRTRTLQALTSEKKAKKIRFYRNGDRYFKGIVYAISQDRFRSIEALLADLTRALSDNVNLPQGVRTIYTIDGTAKITSMDQLVEGESYVCASIEPYKLLDYTKNVNPNWSHGARTAVSIRDPPSLGSAKAGSPETRESKDFIKPKLVTIVRSGVKPRKAVRILLNKKTAHSFEQVMTDITDAIQLDSGVVKRIYTVDGKMVSCLQDFFGDDDIFFACGPEKFRYQDDFNLEEGECRVAKSASYGRLPSGHGLSSPRVGGMSRRSKSPSSTGSANGTAGSQLSTPRSGKSPSPSPTSPASLRRRRGSQHSGSSLSLASTKVCSSMDEGDGLSSEAEPVDECPSVPASIAERYKVGRTLGDGNFAVVRECVERSTGREYALKIINKDKCRGKEHMIQSEVSILRRVKHPNIVLLIEEMDTYSELYLVMELVKGGDLFDAITSSNKYTERDASCMLFNLASGIKYLHSLKIVHRDIKPENLLVFEHQDGSKSLKLGDFGLATIVNGPLFTVCGTPTYVAPEIVAETGYGLKVDIWAAGVITYILLCGFPPFRSSGEDQEALLEQLLKGQLDFPAPYWDNVSDNAKALITLMLQVEVDQRCTAAQVLDHRWVNDDGVSENEPQLPVAGKIKKHFNTGPKLNSTAAGVSVITTTPLDKEKQVFRRRRNQDVKLSPHLPRSMGAGASRSANHGLSVAELTPESEDYSPGSAGTVRSPISPF